A region of Thiobacter sp. AK1 DNA encodes the following proteins:
- the rsxG gene encoding electron transport complex subunit RsxG yields the protein MNPALANSVRTALILLAFTLLGTAMLAYTFQLTRDIIAASEEREKLALISQVLPPTLFDNDILTDTIKLPPTEALGTIEPSLVYRATLHGQPAALVFEAVAPDGYAGRIYLLVAVKANGELAGVRVVSHNETPGLGDYIDIAKSPWIRVFEGKSLANVRPNGWKVKKDGGDFPYVSGATITPRAVIKAVHGVLMYFEKEGGPLFARPAAWQEQHK from the coding sequence ATGAATCCCGCCCTCGCCAATTCCGTGCGCACGGCGCTCATCCTGCTCGCCTTCACGCTGTTGGGCACGGCTATGCTGGCTTATACCTTTCAGCTTACGCGCGACATCATCGCCGCCAGCGAGGAACGGGAAAAACTCGCCCTCATCAGCCAAGTCTTGCCGCCGACGCTGTTCGACAACGATATCCTTACAGACACCATCAAGCTGCCACCGACAGAAGCCTTGGGAACCATCGAACCTTCGCTGGTGTACCGAGCCACCCTACACGGCCAGCCCGCCGCCTTGGTGTTCGAGGCCGTGGCACCGGATGGCTACGCGGGTCGCATCTACTTGCTGGTAGCGGTGAAGGCCAACGGGGAACTGGCTGGCGTGCGCGTGGTATCGCATAATGAGACACCGGGGCTTGGCGACTACATCGACATCGCCAAAAGCCCTTGGATCCGTGTCTTCGAGGGTAAATCTTTGGCCAACGTCCGGCCCAACGGCTGGAAGGTCAAGAAAGACGGTGGCGATTTCCCCTACGTGAGCGGGGCGACCATCACGCCCCGCGCCGTCATCAAGGCGGTCCACGGGGTATTGATGTATTTCGAGAAAGAAGGCGGCCCCCTTTTCGCGCGCCCCGCCGCCTGGCAGGAGCAGCACAAATGA
- a CDS encoding FIST N-terminal domain-containing protein, with product MSIATALATGRTAREDLAYEAVAGAMVRAGLAHANSVLLFLTPEFAPDPQPALRAASRAANCTQVVGCSAAGIFTEQEWVLDAPAAAAMVFGGRVSLMPRHGEAPDELILALAAPNAINISWLRAPGRRFGGVSGDATGQGPFKVWCGGRVAVNGRCETVLRGARGAVGVSQGVRPLSPPLEITQVSGYDVISLGSQPSLNSLARELPLEVRELDRLPLHLILAGVIFGDPDTAIQEGRYRLAPVIAANSDDRSVTLSARLTPGERLFWALRQPLAAERDMRLTLERVRQELSSEPDFGLFFPCMGRGPYFYGGIDRDLELIKGRFPGLPLIGFYGNGEIAPLDGRNELFQYSGVLGLFCIDV from the coding sequence ATGTCCATCGCCACCGCCCTCGCCACCGGGCGCACCGCCCGTGAAGACCTCGCCTACGAGGCGGTGGCCGGCGCCATGGTGCGCGCGGGCCTGGCCCACGCCAATAGCGTGCTGCTTTTTCTCACCCCGGAATTCGCGCCCGACCCGCAACCCGCTCTGCGCGCCGCCTCCCGCGCCGCCAACTGCACCCAGGTGGTGGGATGTTCCGCGGCAGGCATTTTCACCGAACAGGAATGGGTGCTCGACGCACCAGCCGCTGCCGCCATGGTGTTCGGCGGCCGCGTGTCCCTGATGCCCCGCCATGGCGAAGCCCCAGACGAACTGATCCTGGCGCTGGCCGCGCCCAATGCCATCAACATAAGTTGGCTGCGGGCGCCCGGCCGGCGCTTCGGGGGCGTGTCCGGTGATGCCACCGGCCAAGGCCCCTTCAAGGTGTGGTGCGGGGGGCGGGTAGCGGTCAATGGGCGCTGCGAGACCGTCCTACGTGGGGCGCGCGGCGCGGTGGGCGTCTCCCAGGGCGTGCGACCCCTGTCGCCACCCCTGGAAATCACCCAGGTAAGTGGCTACGACGTGATCAGCCTGGGCAGCCAGCCTTCCCTCAACAGCCTGGCGCGCGAGCTGCCGCTGGAGGTGCGCGAGCTGGATCGCCTGCCCTTGCATCTCATCCTCGCTGGCGTGATCTTCGGTGATCCAGACACCGCCATCCAGGAGGGACGTTACCGGCTGGCACCCGTGATCGCCGCCAACAGCGACGACCGCTCGGTGACACTCTCCGCGCGTCTTACGCCGGGCGAGCGTCTGTTCTGGGCCCTGCGGCAACCGCTGGCGGCGGAACGCGACATGCGCCTCACCTTGGAACGGGTGCGACAAGAGTTGTCGAGCGAGCCCGACTTCGGCCTGTTCTTTCCCTGCATGGGCCGCGGGCCCTATTTCTACGGCGGCATCGATCGTGATCTGGAATTGATCAAAGGACGCTTCCCAGGACTGCCCTTGATCGGCTTCTACGGCAACGGCGAGATCGCGCCCCTGGATGGGCGTAACGAGCTTTTCCAGTACTCGGGCGTGTTGGGGCTGTTTTGCATCGATGTTTGA
- a CDS encoding DUF1841 family protein, whose product MFDPDREQVRRFYCETWRKYRDREPLQGSETLAIEVILLHPEYHGVLAQPERYVDRDYPPEMGAVNPFLHLSVHLAILEQLSIDQPAGIRSRYQKLLASGLDAHDAQHALGECLMEMIWQAQHHHTPPDAAVYLRCLDDKLGA is encoded by the coding sequence ATGTTTGATCCCGACCGGGAACAGGTGCGCCGGTTCTACTGCGAAACCTGGCGCAAATATCGCGACCGCGAGCCGCTGCAAGGCAGCGAAACGCTGGCCATCGAGGTGATCCTGCTCCATCCCGAGTACCACGGCGTGCTTGCGCAACCCGAGCGCTACGTGGATCGCGACTACCCCCCGGAGATGGGTGCCGTCAATCCCTTCCTACACCTGAGCGTGCACCTGGCCATCCTGGAGCAGCTCTCCATCGACCAACCGGCTGGCATTCGCAGTCGTTACCAGAAACTTTTGGCGAGCGGCCTCGATGCCCACGACGCCCAGCATGCGCTGGGGGAATGTCTGATGGAGATGATCTGGCAGGCCCAGCATCACCACACCCCGCCCGACGCCGCCGTCTATCTCCGCTGTCTGGACGACAAACTGGGCGCGTGA
- a CDS encoding electron transport complex subunit E, which produces MSEMSYREIAYNGVWKQNTGLVQLLGMCPLLAISTSFVNAVSLGLATVAVMALSNASISLIRNVVPKEIRIAVFILIIAALVTTVQLLMNAFVHPLYLVLGIFIPLITTNCIVLARCEAFASKNRVLPSVFDGLMMGLGLTAVLAVLGAMREIIGKGTLFSGLDMVFGPAAKEWVLHVLPTGYPGVLVAVLPPGAFIGLGCLIALKNWRDARAAQQRAAPAALKSA; this is translated from the coding sequence ATGAGCGAAATGTCATATCGCGAAATAGCCTACAACGGCGTTTGGAAACAGAACACCGGGCTGGTGCAGCTACTGGGCATGTGCCCCTTGCTGGCGATTAGCACCAGCTTCGTCAATGCCGTTAGCCTTGGTCTGGCGACGGTGGCCGTGATGGCCCTGTCCAACGCCTCCATCTCCCTCATTCGCAACGTGGTGCCCAAGGAAATCCGCATCGCCGTGTTCATCCTAATCATCGCCGCGCTGGTGACCACGGTACAGCTGCTCATGAATGCCTTCGTCCATCCGCTCTACCTAGTATTGGGCATCTTCATCCCCTTGATCACGACCAACTGCATCGTGCTCGCCCGCTGTGAGGCCTTCGCTTCCAAGAACCGCGTCTTGCCTTCCGTTTTTGATGGCCTGATGATGGGCCTCGGCCTGACTGCCGTTTTAGCCGTGCTGGGCGCCATGCGAGAAATCATCGGCAAGGGCACGCTGTTCTCGGGCCTTGACATGGTGTTCGGGCCCGCAGCGAAAGAATGGGTGCTCCACGTCCTCCCCACCGGCTATCCAGGCGTGCTGGTGGCCGTTTTGCCACCCGGTGCCTTCATCGGTCTAGGCTGTCTGATCGCCTTGAAGAACTGGCGCGATGCGCGCGCCGCCCAGCAGCGCGCGGCTCCGGCCGCGCTCAAGAGCGCATGA
- a CDS encoding c-type cytochrome, with translation MLTAAASGSALAEGNAAAGKNKSSMCAGCHGIEGYRSVYPDTYRVPKIGGQHAEYIIAALKAYKAGERKHATMRAIAGSLSDQDMADLAAYYSDAK, from the coding sequence ATGCTGACGGCCGCTGCGAGCGGCAGTGCCCTGGCGGAGGGGAATGCCGCCGCGGGCAAGAACAAAAGCTCCATGTGCGCCGGATGCCACGGCATCGAGGGCTATCGCAGCGTCTATCCCGACACCTATCGGGTGCCGAAGATCGGCGGCCAGCACGCGGAATACATCATCGCTGCGCTCAAGGCCTACAAGGCGGGCGAGCGCAAGCACGCCACCATGCGCGCGATCGCCGGCAGTCTCTCCGATCAGGACATGGCCGATCTCGCCGCCTACTATTCCGACGCCAAGTAA
- a CDS encoding response regulator transcription factor gives MRILIIEDNPDLAANLVEYLAERGHAADVAQDGITGLHLATVNDYDAIVLDLMLPGMDGITLCRKLREEAHKTTPVLIVTARDALDDKIVGLESGADDYVVKPFALREVEARLKALARRAQSQGLQAQLQVGDLRFDTDTLRITRGARLIHLPPIPLRLLETLMRHSPRVLSRGELEHAVWGDTPPDSDALRAHMHLLRRAIDAPGEAPLIHTVRGLGYQLAEVDAAAAP, from the coding sequence ATGCGCATCCTCATCATCGAAGACAATCCGGATCTCGCCGCCAACCTGGTGGAGTACCTAGCGGAGCGAGGCCACGCTGCGGACGTGGCGCAGGATGGCATCACTGGGCTGCATCTGGCCACGGTCAACGACTACGATGCCATCGTGCTGGACTTGATGCTGCCTGGCATGGATGGCATCACGCTTTGCCGCAAGCTGCGCGAGGAGGCGCACAAGACTACCCCGGTGCTCATCGTCACCGCCCGTGACGCGCTGGACGACAAGATCGTCGGCCTCGAATCCGGCGCCGACGATTACGTGGTGAAACCCTTTGCCTTGCGCGAGGTGGAAGCGCGCTTGAAGGCCTTGGCACGACGTGCCCAGAGCCAGGGATTGCAAGCACAGCTGCAGGTGGGCGACTTACGCTTCGATACCGACACCCTGAGGATCACCCGTGGCGCGCGGCTGATTCACCTTCCGCCCATTCCCCTACGCCTGCTGGAAACGCTAATGCGCCATTCGCCGCGAGTGCTAAGCCGTGGTGAGCTGGAGCATGCGGTATGGGGTGATACGCCGCCCGACAGCGACGCCCTGCGCGCCCACATGCATCTTTTGCGCCGCGCCATCGACGCGCCGGGCGAAGCGCCGCTCATCCACACCGTGCGCGGGCTGGGCTATCAGCTCGCAGAAGTCGATGCTGCGGCGGCCCCGTAG
- the nth gene encoding endonuclease III has translation MNARKRREIFERLRAFNPHPATELEYRTPFELLIAVILSAQATDRSVNLATRKLFAKANTPEGILALGEEGLIPYIRSIGLYPSKAKHIIATCRILVEHYGGQVPATREALEKLPGVGRKTANVVLNTAFGQPTIAVDTHIFRVANRTGLAPGKTPLEVERKLLKFVPDEFKHDAHHWLILHGRYVCTARKPKCPECLIFDLCEYRHKTAAP, from the coding sequence ATGAACGCGCGAAAGCGTCGGGAAATCTTCGAGCGGTTGCGCGCCTTCAACCCCCATCCCGCCACCGAGCTGGAATACCGCACGCCCTTCGAGCTGCTGATCGCGGTGATTCTCTCCGCCCAGGCCACGGACCGCAGCGTCAACCTCGCCACGCGCAAATTGTTCGCCAAGGCCAACACACCAGAGGGGATCCTGGCCCTGGGGGAGGAGGGATTGATTCCCTACATCCGCAGCATCGGCCTGTATCCCAGCAAGGCCAAGCACATCATCGCCACCTGCCGCATCTTGGTGGAACACTATGGCGGCCAGGTGCCCGCCACGCGCGAGGCGCTGGAGAAGCTACCTGGGGTGGGCCGCAAGACGGCCAACGTGGTGCTCAATACCGCCTTCGGCCAGCCCACCATCGCGGTGGACACGCATATTTTCCGCGTCGCCAACCGCACGGGCCTTGCGCCCGGCAAGACGCCGCTGGAAGTGGAGCGCAAGCTGCTAAAATTCGTACCAGACGAATTCAAGCACGATGCGCATCACTGGTTGATCCTGCATGGACGCTATGTGTGCACCGCGCGCAAGCCAAAATGCCCCGAGTGCCTGATTTTCGACCTGTGCGAGTATCGGCACAAAACAGCCGCGCCATGA
- a CDS encoding sulfite exporter TauE/SafE family protein: protein MELIQFIELDLTGAILLILIGFVGGMVSGFIGSGGAFVLTPAMMTLGAPGIVAVASNICHKFPKALVGAIKRHKYGQVDVKLGLVMGVFAELGMLYGKHVMTGIKDRFGAVGTDLYVSAIFVVVLAIVGSFVYRDYRKLKSHPHGEEHRLTRLAKWVQSVHIPGTMIYFPGAKAKISFLFVAPMGFATGMLASTIAVGGFIGVPAMIYIFGVPALMASATELVIAFVMGLGGTIFYGLEGMVDLRLAMLILLGSLFGIQLGAIGTTYVKDYQVKLTMAVIMLTVLFSRLFYIPGYLSKLKLIEPLPETTVKTLKVAGDGVLALALLLGAITVLTALLRGIAEHRRQHEVLSENQGIAQ from the coding sequence ATGGAATTGATCCAGTTCATCGAACTCGACCTCACCGGCGCGATCCTCCTCATTCTCATTGGTTTCGTGGGAGGCATGGTGTCCGGCTTCATCGGGTCCGGTGGCGCTTTCGTCCTCACACCGGCCATGATGACCCTGGGCGCGCCCGGCATCGTAGCAGTCGCCTCCAATATCTGCCACAAGTTTCCCAAGGCGCTGGTGGGCGCCATCAAGCGCCACAAATATGGCCAGGTGGACGTGAAGCTGGGTCTGGTAATGGGCGTGTTCGCGGAGCTGGGCATGCTCTACGGCAAGCACGTAATGACCGGCATCAAAGACCGTTTCGGTGCGGTGGGCACGGATCTCTACGTGTCAGCCATTTTCGTGGTGGTGCTAGCCATCGTCGGGAGCTTCGTCTATCGCGACTATCGCAAGCTCAAGAGCCATCCCCATGGTGAGGAGCATCGTTTGACTCGGCTGGCGAAATGGGTGCAGTCGGTGCACATTCCCGGCACCATGATCTATTTCCCGGGTGCCAAGGCAAAGATCTCTTTCCTGTTCGTCGCCCCCATGGGCTTCGCCACCGGCATGCTGGCCTCCACCATTGCCGTCGGCGGTTTCATCGGCGTGCCCGCCATGATCTACATCTTCGGCGTGCCCGCCCTGATGGCCTCGGCCACCGAGCTGGTCATCGCCTTCGTCATGGGGCTGGGCGGTACCATCTTCTACGGTCTCGAAGGGATGGTGGATCTGCGCCTGGCCATGCTGATCCTGCTGGGTTCCCTGTTCGGCATACAGCTGGGTGCCATCGGCACCACTTACGTGAAAGACTACCAGGTCAAGCTCACCATGGCGGTGATCATGCTCACCGTGCTGTTTAGTCGCCTGTTCTACATTCCAGGCTATCTGTCCAAGCTCAAACTGATCGAGCCCCTGCCGGAAACCACGGTAAAGACGCTCAAGGTAGCGGGCGATGGTGTGCTCGCGCTGGCGCTGCTACTGGGGGCGATCACGGTGCTCACCGCCTTGCTCCGGGGCATCGCCGAACATCGCCGCCAGCACGAGGTGCTGAGCGAAAACCAAGGCATTGCTCAGTAG
- a CDS encoding c-type cytochrome, producing the protein MNTRIFLATAILALVALPAAAAGNAAAGKAKSTVCASCHGADGNSPTPAFPKLAGQNDDYLEHALKAYRDKSRVNAIMNGQAANLSDQDIADLAAYFASQSGLKYKR; encoded by the coding sequence ATGAACACGCGTATCTTCCTCGCCACCGCGATCCTCGCCCTGGTGGCGCTGCCCGCTGCCGCCGCCGGCAATGCCGCCGCTGGCAAGGCCAAGAGCACCGTCTGTGCCTCCTGCCATGGGGCCGATGGCAACAGCCCGACCCCCGCGTTTCCCAAGCTCGCCGGCCAGAACGATGACTACCTGGAGCACGCCCTCAAGGCCTATCGCGACAAGAGCCGTGTCAACGCCATCATGAATGGCCAGGCCGCCAACCTCTCCGATCAAGACATCGCCGATCTGGCGGCCTATTTTGCCAGCCAGTCTGGTCTCAAATATAAGCGCTGA
- a CDS encoding sensor histidine kinase has translation MLRRPRSLRLRVAFAFAWFGALISLLLATGLYLSARDLGTRLMDETLQAELEDYLARRARNPHSLPPHTLMLQGYVIGPGSETDAPEALRRLPPGRHELLLQGRPYRVAVAQRAGVRYVMLFDATPHIERERRFLLVLSAAVLIMTLVSAAGGYWLAGSVVAPVTRLAREISGAAPEAEAPALASHFGEDELGEMARAFDGYIARLRAFIDRERAFTADVSHELRTPLAVIQGAAEVLADDPALNERQQSRIERIARASRDMVELITALLLLAREETARAQPDEQCSVKEVLLECVERHRHLIEGRPARLELDVAAEPLLPAERTLLAIVIGNLVRNAFAYTEQGRVEVQLLADRLVVRDTGIGIKADELARVFQRYYRGSASTGAGIGLSLVKRICDRYGWQVRIDSREGEGTTAQLVFGGLAEHS, from the coding sequence ATGCTGCGGCGGCCCCGTAGCCTGCGGCTGCGGGTCGCGTTCGCCTTTGCCTGGTTCGGTGCGCTAATCAGCCTCTTGCTCGCCACCGGCCTATACCTCTCGGCGCGCGATCTCGGCACGCGGCTGATGGACGAGACCCTGCAGGCTGAGCTGGAAGACTACCTCGCCCGCCGCGCGCGCAATCCCCATTCCCTGCCTCCCCACACCCTGATGCTGCAAGGCTACGTGATCGGCCCCGGCTCAGAAACGGACGCGCCGGAGGCATTGCGGCGCCTGCCGCCAGGCCGGCACGAGCTGCTTCTTCAGGGCCGCCCCTACCGCGTCGCCGTCGCGCAACGCGCGGGCGTACGCTACGTCATGCTATTCGACGCAACGCCCCACATCGAGCGAGAACGCCGCTTCCTGCTGGTGCTCAGTGCGGCCGTGTTGATCATGACCCTGGTCTCCGCTGCGGGCGGCTACTGGCTCGCGGGGAGCGTGGTGGCACCGGTCACTCGGCTGGCGCGGGAGATTTCCGGCGCCGCGCCAGAAGCTGAGGCGCCAGCGTTGGCCAGTCATTTCGGCGAGGACGAGCTGGGGGAGATGGCACGCGCCTTCGATGGCTACATCGCGCGCTTGCGTGCTTTCATCGACCGGGAACGGGCCTTCACCGCCGACGTCAGCCACGAGCTGCGCACACCGTTGGCAGTGATCCAGGGCGCAGCGGAAGTGCTGGCGGACGACCCGGCTCTGAACGAACGCCAGCAGTCGCGCATCGAACGCATCGCCCGCGCCAGCCGGGACATGGTGGAGCTGATCACGGCGCTGCTGCTTTTGGCGCGCGAGGAAACGGCGCGCGCCCAGCCCGACGAGCAGTGCTCGGTGAAAGAAGTTCTGCTGGAATGCGTGGAGCGTCACCGCCATCTCATCGAGGGCCGCCCGGCGCGCCTGGAACTCGACGTCGCGGCCGAGCCCCTCCTGCCGGCAGAACGCACCCTGCTCGCCATCGTCATCGGCAACCTGGTGCGCAATGCCTTTGCCTACACCGAACAGGGACGTGTGGAAGTCCAGCTTCTCGCCGATCGCCTGGTGGTGCGGGACACCGGCATCGGCATCAAGGCGGATGAGCTGGCGCGGGTGTTTCAGCGCTACTACCGGGGATCAGCCAGCACTGGGGCCGGCATCGGCCTGTCGCTGGTAAAACGCATCTGCGACCGCTACGGGTGGCAGGTGCGAATCGACAGCCGGGAAGGCGAAGGCACCACCGCTCAACTGGTGTTCGGGGGCCTTGCCGAGCATTCTTAA
- a CDS encoding SulP family inorganic anion transporter, which translates to MSLASRFSDTLACNLWIYRILPFLRWWPRVNRQTLRSDAIAGLTGALIVLPQGVAFATIAGLPPQYGLYAAMVPAVIAALFGSSWHLVSGPTTAISIAVFASVAPHATPGSPEFIKLVLTLTFLVGVFELLLGLARMGTLVNFISHTVVIGFTAGAAVLIAGSQIKHFFGLEMARGLPLHEILYHLVLKLDQINPYVTAVGLITLLSGILVKRYLPRFPYMIGAMIVGSLAAFVLNHHFGTLHTGIRTVGALPAGLPPLSMPDFSFKALHDMLFPALVVTMLALTEAVSISRAIAAKSEQRIDGNQEFIGQGLSNILGSFFSSYASSGSFNRSGVNYASGAQTPLAAVFASLALVLILLLVAPLAAYLPTAAMAGILFLVAWGLIDFHHIGAIWKMSRSESLVLWVTLIGTLINLEKGIFFGVLLSLMFYLYRTSRPQVQAVVPDPEPGSYHYIDATGRRECPQLKMLRINGSIFFGAVDHVQSHLHQVDADNPQAKHVLIVASGINFVDIAGAEMLVQEAKRRRRMGGGLYFYRVKESACEMLRRGSYAEEIGKENIFPAKSRPIEAIYPKLDADVCARCTARIFPECQEQLPDGRRRTD; encoded by the coding sequence ATGAGTCTTGCCTCCCGTTTTTCCGACACCTTGGCCTGCAATTTGTGGATCTACCGCATCCTGCCCTTTTTGCGCTGGTGGCCGCGGGTGAACCGGCAGACGCTGCGATCGGATGCCATCGCCGGTCTCACCGGCGCGCTCATCGTCCTGCCCCAGGGAGTCGCCTTCGCCACCATCGCCGGCCTGCCGCCCCAGTACGGCCTGTACGCCGCCATGGTGCCCGCCGTCATCGCCGCCCTGTTCGGCTCCAGCTGGCACCTGGTCTCCGGCCCCACCACCGCCATCTCCATCGCGGTGTTCGCCTCCGTCGCCCCCCACGCCACCCCAGGCAGCCCCGAGTTCATCAAACTGGTCCTCACCCTCACCTTCCTGGTGGGCGTGTTCGAACTCCTCCTCGGCCTCGCCCGCATGGGCACCCTGGTCAACTTCATCTCCCACACCGTGGTCATCGGCTTCACCGCCGGTGCTGCCGTGCTCATCGCCGGCAGCCAGATCAAACACTTTTTCGGGCTGGAAATGGCGCGCGGGCTGCCGTTGCATGAAATCCTCTACCACCTCGTCTTGAAACTGGACCAGATCAACCCCTACGTCACCGCCGTCGGCTTGATCACCCTGCTCTCGGGCATCCTGGTCAAACGCTACCTGCCGCGCTTTCCCTACATGATCGGTGCGATGATCGTGGGTTCGCTGGCGGCGTTCGTCCTCAACCACCATTTCGGCACCCTGCACACGGGAATCCGCACCGTGGGGGCCCTGCCCGCGGGGCTACCACCTCTGTCGATGCCGGATTTCTCCTTCAAGGCGCTCCATGACATGTTGTTTCCGGCGCTGGTGGTGACCATGCTGGCGCTCACCGAGGCCGTGTCCATTTCCCGCGCCATCGCCGCCAAGTCCGAGCAGCGCATCGATGGCAACCAGGAATTCATCGGTCAGGGCCTGTCCAACATCCTAGGTAGCTTCTTCTCCAGCTACGCCTCTTCCGGCTCCTTCAATCGCAGCGGCGTCAACTACGCCTCTGGCGCCCAGACCCCCCTGGCCGCCGTGTTCGCTTCCCTCGCCCTGGTGCTGATCCTGCTTCTGGTCGCACCGCTGGCTGCCTACCTGCCCACCGCCGCCATGGCCGGCATCTTGTTCCTGGTGGCTTGGGGCCTGATCGATTTCCATCACATCGGCGCCATCTGGAAGATGAGCCGCAGTGAATCCCTAGTGCTCTGGGTGACCTTGATCGGCACCCTGATCAACCTGGAGAAGGGCATCTTCTTCGGCGTGCTGCTTTCCCTCATGTTCTACCTCTACCGCACCTCGCGCCCCCAGGTGCAGGCGGTGGTACCAGATCCGGAGCCGGGCAGCTATCACTACATCGACGCCACTGGCCGCCGCGAGTGTCCGCAACTCAAGATGCTGCGAATCAACGGCTCCATCTTCTTTGGGGCGGTAGACCACGTGCAATCGCACTTGCACCAGGTGGACGCGGACAATCCCCAAGCCAAGCACGTGCTGATCGTGGCCTCTGGCATCAACTTCGTGGACATCGCCGGGGCGGAAATGCTGGTGCAGGAAGCCAAGCGCCGCCGCCGCATGGGGGGCGGTCTGTATTTCTACCGCGTCAAGGAAAGCGCCTGCGAGATGCTGCGGCGCGGCAGCTATGCCGAGGAAATCGGCAAGGAAAACATTTTCCCGGCCAAGAGCCGGCCCATCGAGGCCATCTATCCCAAGCTGGACGCAGACGTCTGCGCGCGCTGCACAGCGCGCATCTTCCCCGAGTGCCAAGAGCAGCTGCCGGATGGACGGAGGCGAACAGACTAA